One window of the Archangium primigenium genome contains the following:
- a CDS encoding uroporphyrinogen-III synthase, translating into MEKRLEGIRVLVTRPRERAEELCFLLEDEGAHVMHVPLLELVPPEDVRPLLAAAESIQRYAWVAFASPSAVDALMDALREAGTTAMLSAVRLAVVGPRTARAVEGHGLTVAAEAPAGTAESLAEVLRPALRPGDEVLLPAAEEGRRELEEALREQGARVTRVTAYRSRGTALADETRRELEASPPDVALFASPRTAEAFLEEAGRAGLGAARLVAIGPTTATALTHLGLAVAAVAERPTPEALVEATIRAIRG; encoded by the coding sequence GTGGAAAAGCGACTCGAAGGTATCCGCGTCCTCGTGACGCGCCCGCGTGAGCGAGCGGAGGAGCTGTGCTTCCTGCTCGAGGACGAGGGCGCGCACGTCATGCATGTTCCCCTGTTGGAGCTGGTGCCTCCGGAGGACGTGCGCCCGTTGCTCGCGGCCGCCGAGTCCATCCAACGCTACGCGTGGGTGGCGTTCGCCAGCCCCTCGGCGGTGGATGCGCTGATGGACGCGCTGCGCGAGGCGGGCACGACGGCCATGCTCTCGGCGGTGCGCCTGGCGGTGGTGGGACCGCGCACGGCGCGCGCCGTGGAGGGCCACGGCCTGACGGTGGCCGCCGAGGCGCCCGCGGGCACGGCGGAGTCGCTCGCCGAGGTGCTGCGGCCCGCGCTGCGGCCCGGGGACGAGGTGCTGCTGCCGGCGGCGGAGGAGGGGCGGCGCGAGCTGGAGGAGGCCTTGCGGGAGCAGGGCGCCCGGGTGACGCGGGTGACGGCGTACCGCTCGCGCGGCACGGCGCTGGCGGACGAGACGCGGCGGGAGCTGGAGGCCTCGCCGCCGGACGTGGCCCTGTTCGCCTCGCCCCGCACGGCGGAGGCCTTCCTGGAGGAGGCGGGCCGGGCGGGCCTGGGCGCGGCGCGGCTGGTGGCCATCGGGCCCACCACCGCCACGGCCCTGACGCACCTGGGCCTCGCGGTGGCCGCCGTGGCCGAGCGGCCCACGCCCGAGGCGCTGGTGGAGGCCACCATCCGGGCGATTCGCGGGTAG
- the hemC gene encoding hydroxymethylbilane synthase translates to MKAVRIATRQSPLALWQARHVGALLTRLDPELEVSFVEMTTAGDRFLAGPLSTVGGKGLFVKEIEQCLLDGRADLAVHSLKDMTSILPAGLLLAALPVREDPRDALCGPAGLSIERLPRGARVGTSSLRRSCILRARRPDLEIVSLRGNVQTRLTRMRELELHGAVLALAGLKRLGLESEVAEVLPTSLSLPAVGQGVLAIQCRTEDVAVRALLAPLEDATTRVAVTAERAFMARLEGGCTVPLAGHATVVGQTVHMRGLVGRPDGTKVVEGERSGPVEAALTVGDALAEELLARGAADILRDFGRASAPEP, encoded by the coding sequence ATGAAGGCCGTTCGTATCGCCACCCGGCAGAGTCCACTGGCGCTCTGGCAGGCCCGTCACGTGGGCGCGCTGCTCACCCGGCTCGACCCGGAGCTCGAGGTCTCCTTCGTGGAGATGACCACCGCGGGGGATCGCTTCCTCGCGGGGCCCCTGTCCACCGTGGGGGGCAAGGGCCTGTTCGTGAAGGAGATCGAGCAGTGCCTGCTCGATGGCCGCGCGGACCTGGCCGTGCACAGCCTCAAGGACATGACGTCGATCCTGCCCGCGGGACTGCTGCTCGCGGCGCTGCCCGTGCGCGAGGATCCGCGCGACGCGCTCTGTGGCCCCGCCGGCCTGTCCATCGAGCGGCTGCCGCGCGGCGCCCGCGTGGGCACGTCGTCACTGCGCCGCAGTTGCATCCTGCGCGCGCGCCGGCCGGACCTGGAGATCGTCAGCCTGCGCGGCAACGTGCAGACGCGGCTGACGCGCATGCGCGAGCTGGAGCTGCACGGCGCGGTGCTCGCGCTCGCGGGCCTCAAGCGCCTGGGGCTCGAGTCCGAGGTCGCCGAGGTGCTGCCCACGTCCCTGAGCCTGCCGGCGGTGGGGCAGGGCGTGCTCGCCATCCAGTGCCGCACCGAGGACGTCGCGGTGCGCGCGCTGCTCGCGCCGCTGGAGGACGCCACCACGCGCGTGGCGGTGACGGCCGAGCGCGCCTTCATGGCGCGGCTGGAAGGCGGCTGCACCGTCCCGCTCGCGGGACATGCCACGGTGGTGGGCCAGACCGTCCACATGCGTGGACTCGTGGGCCGTCCGGACGGCACGAAGGTGGTGGAGGGCGAGCGCAGCGGTCCGGTGGAAGCGGCGCTCACGGTGGGCGACGCACTCGCCGAGGAGCTGCTCGCGCGGGGCGCGGCGGACATCCTGCGTGATTTTGGTCGCGCATCCGCGCCGGAGCCCTAG
- the hemA gene encoding glutamyl-tRNA reductase: MEFLCMGLSHRTAPLSVRERLALAETQQVELLRRLAQAPHEALLVSTCNRVELYLASPDVARARAGALEELARWGGPETLEHLYEHRGEDALVHLFRVAASLDSMVLGEAQILGQVKDAFERGQGSGAVRGELTRVCAAAFGCAKRVRTETAIGRSATSMASAAVALASKVFDGLGDKTVLLVGAGEMSELAARHLKQAGASRMFVTNRTLARAEALAAEVGATARPFEELFSLLTQADVVVCGTASPLPIFTQENVGAVGKARRFRPLFMVDLAVPRDIALDVGQLDWVHAYDLDDIQKFVADNAAARVEEAQKAGVLVAQEVARFVRERAVRQGVPVLAQLRQRGEAIARAEVERTLSALGDSLDDKQRKSIEAMARAIVNKLLHEPTARLRAVGPEHEGNRLAGAAAELFGLDESTPPNKQGPNVLIQGGKG; this comes from the coding sequence ATGGAGTTCCTGTGCATGGGGCTGTCACACCGCACCGCGCCGCTCTCCGTTCGCGAGCGGCTCGCGCTCGCGGAGACCCAGCAGGTGGAATTGCTGCGGCGCCTGGCCCAGGCGCCCCACGAGGCGTTGCTCGTGTCCACCTGCAACCGCGTGGAGCTGTACCTGGCCTCGCCGGACGTGGCCCGGGCCCGGGCGGGCGCCCTGGAGGAACTGGCGCGCTGGGGCGGCCCCGAGACGCTCGAGCACCTCTATGAGCACCGGGGCGAGGACGCGCTCGTGCACCTGTTCCGGGTGGCCGCCAGCCTGGACTCCATGGTGCTGGGCGAGGCGCAGATCCTCGGGCAGGTGAAGGACGCCTTCGAGCGGGGCCAGGGCTCGGGCGCGGTGCGCGGGGAGCTCACGCGCGTGTGCGCCGCGGCGTTCGGCTGCGCCAAGCGCGTGCGCACGGAGACGGCCATCGGCCGCTCGGCCACGAGCATGGCGAGCGCCGCCGTGGCGCTGGCGAGCAAGGTGTTCGACGGGCTCGGGGACAAGACGGTGCTGCTGGTGGGCGCGGGCGAGATGTCGGAGCTGGCCGCGCGGCACCTCAAGCAGGCCGGGGCCTCGCGCATGTTCGTGACCAACCGCACGCTCGCGCGCGCCGAGGCGCTCGCGGCCGAGGTGGGCGCCACCGCGCGGCCCTTCGAGGAGCTCTTCTCGCTGCTCACCCAGGCGGACGTGGTGGTGTGCGGCACGGCCTCGCCCCTGCCCATTTTCACCCAGGAGAACGTGGGCGCGGTGGGCAAGGCGCGCCGCTTCCGCCCGCTCTTCATGGTGGACCTGGCGGTGCCGCGCGACATCGCGCTGGACGTGGGCCAGCTGGACTGGGTGCACGCGTACGACCTGGACGACATCCAGAAGTTCGTGGCGGACAACGCCGCCGCGCGCGTCGAGGAGGCGCAGAAGGCGGGCGTGCTGGTGGCGCAGGAAGTGGCCCGCTTCGTGCGCGAGCGCGCCGTGCGCCAGGGCGTGCCGGTGCTCGCGCAGTTGCGCCAGCGCGGCGAGGCCATCGCCCGCGCCGAGGTGGAGCGCACGCTCTCCGCGCTGGGCGACAGCCTGGATGACAAGCAGCGCAAGAGCATCGAGGCCATGGCGCGCGCCATCGTCAACAAGCTGCTGCACGAGCCCACGGCGCGCCTGCGCGCGGTGGGCCCCGAGCACGAGGGCAACCGGCTGGCGGGGGCCGCCGCCGAGCTCTTCGGGCTCGACGAGTCCACGCCGCCGAACAAGCAAGGCCCCAACGTGCTGATCCAGGGAGGCAAGGGATGA
- the trxA gene encoding thioredoxin, producing the protein MAGADVVNVKDGDFKKEVLDSAEPVLVDFWATWCGPCRAIAPSVDALATQYKGQVKVTKMNIDENQGTPQNYGIRSIPTLLIFKGGRVVETIIGSVPKSKIEDAMKKALNA; encoded by the coding sequence ATGGCTGGCGCCGACGTGGTGAACGTTAAAGACGGGGATTTCAAGAAGGAAGTGCTGGATTCCGCCGAGCCCGTGCTCGTGGACTTCTGGGCCACCTGGTGCGGGCCCTGCCGCGCCATCGCGCCGTCCGTCGATGCCCTGGCCACCCAGTACAAGGGGCAGGTCAAGGTGACCAAGATGAACATCGACGAGAACCAGGGCACGCCGCAGAACTACGGCATCCGCTCCATCCCCACCCTGCTCATCTTCAAGGGCGGCCGGGTCGTGGAGACGATCATCGGCTCCGTGCCCAAGTCGAAGATCGAGGACGCGATGAAGAAGGCCCTCAACGCCTGA
- the mgtE gene encoding magnesium transporter: protein MLGNLLKPEFDELIAAKNWSALRDAFSEVDPADIAEVIEDLPADESGIIFRLLPRDAAAQVFEYLPPSQQTEIVDTLGREQLKNLLDEMAPDDRTRLLEELPAEVTKRLLTSLSPEQLKLARSLLGYPEKSAGRYMTPEYLTLPGNLTAGAALDYVRTHGQGRETLHVLYIVDEKGRLLDDVRLAALVMAVPSTPVTDIHDRQLVSIPATAEREEFISMFEKYDRVALPVTDSRGVLVGIITVDDVLDAAEEEATEDIQRIGGMEALEAPYMDIGIVGMLRKRVGWLTVLFVGQMFTATAMAHYQDAVAQAVFLGTFVPLIISSGGNSGSQATSLIIRALAVRDVSLHDWWKVALREMISGLTLGVFLGLLGFFRILLWPEREILYGPHFAWVGVAVGLSVVGVVTFGTLCGSMLPFLLRRLGLDPATASAPFVATLVDVTGVVIYFTVITLILTGRAL, encoded by the coding sequence ATGTTGGGAAACCTCCTCAAGCCCGAGTTCGACGAACTCATCGCCGCCAAGAATTGGAGCGCGCTGCGCGACGCCTTCTCGGAAGTGGACCCGGCGGACATCGCCGAGGTGATCGAGGATCTGCCCGCCGACGAGAGCGGCATCATCTTCCGGCTGCTGCCCCGGGACGCGGCGGCGCAGGTGTTCGAGTACTTGCCGCCCTCCCAGCAGACGGAGATCGTCGACACGCTGGGCCGCGAGCAGCTCAAGAACCTGCTGGACGAGATGGCGCCGGACGATCGCACGCGCCTGTTGGAGGAGCTGCCGGCGGAGGTGACCAAGCGGCTGCTCACGTCGCTGTCGCCCGAGCAGCTCAAGCTGGCGCGCAGCCTCTTGGGCTACCCGGAGAAGAGCGCCGGCCGGTACATGACGCCGGAGTACCTCACCCTGCCGGGCAACCTCACGGCGGGCGCCGCGCTGGACTACGTGCGCACCCACGGCCAGGGCCGCGAAACCCTCCACGTGCTCTACATCGTGGACGAGAAGGGCCGGCTCCTGGACGACGTGCGGCTCGCGGCGCTCGTGATGGCCGTGCCCAGCACCCCCGTCACCGACATCCATGACCGGCAACTGGTGAGCATCCCCGCGACGGCCGAGCGCGAGGAGTTCATCAGCATGTTCGAGAAGTACGACCGGGTGGCGCTGCCGGTGACGGACTCGCGGGGCGTGCTGGTGGGCATCATCACCGTGGACGACGTGCTGGACGCGGCCGAGGAGGAGGCCACCGAGGACATCCAGCGCATCGGCGGCATGGAGGCGCTCGAGGCGCCCTACATGGACATCGGCATCGTGGGCATGCTGCGCAAGCGCGTGGGCTGGCTCACCGTGCTCTTCGTGGGGCAGATGTTCACCGCCACCGCCATGGCGCACTACCAGGACGCCGTCGCCCAGGCGGTGTTCCTGGGCACCTTCGTGCCCCTCATCATCTCCTCCGGCGGCAACTCGGGCTCCCAGGCCACCTCGCTCATCATCCGCGCGCTCGCCGTGCGCGACGTGTCGCTGCACGACTGGTGGAAGGTGGCGCTCCGGGAGATGATCAGCGGCCTGACGCTCGGCGTGTTCCTCGGACTGCTCGGCTTCTTTCGCATCCTGCTGTGGCCCGAGCGGGAGATCCTCTACGGGCCGCACTTCGCCTGGGTGGGCGTGGCGGTGGGCCTGAGCGTGGTGGGCGTGGTGACCTTCGGCACGCTGTGCGGCTCGATGCTGCCCTTCCTCTTGCGGCGGCTCGGGTTGGATCCCGCCACCGCCTCGGCGCCCTTCGTGGCCACGCTGGTGGACGTCACCGGCGTGGTCATCTACTTCACCGTCATCACCCTCATCCTGACTGGCCGGGCGCTGTAG
- a CDS encoding PilZ domain-containing protein encodes MSAPRPAPFASRFAPAPAPAAPRPFFSPVIAQGSAEETEHRSFPRASLATSVEVWVERDGERRFTATLRSTNVSVGGAFLESTFFLPLDTEVRVRFSLEPGAAPVEARARVVREQRPRREGEPSGFGVHFEEFYGQTEVALARLFLDTRLRAFAEEFLRSPRARGLSNELERVVDALAAWELLKAHTATDSWRGE; translated from the coding sequence GTGTCCGCGCCTCGGCCCGCGCCCTTCGCCTCGCGCTTCGCCCCGGCGCCCGCCCCGGCCGCGCCGCGCCCCTTCTTCTCGCCCGTCATCGCCCAGGGGAGCGCCGAGGAGACCGAGCACCGGAGCTTTCCCCGGGCCAGCCTCGCCACGAGCGTGGAGGTGTGGGTGGAGCGGGACGGCGAGCGGCGCTTCACCGCCACGCTGCGCTCGACCAACGTGAGCGTGGGGGGCGCCTTCCTGGAGAGCACCTTCTTCCTGCCCCTGGACACCGAGGTGCGCGTGCGCTTCTCGCTGGAGCCGGGCGCGGCGCCGGTGGAGGCCCGGGCCCGGGTGGTGCGCGAGCAGCGGCCCCGCCGCGAGGGGGAGCCCTCGGGGTTCGGCGTGCATTTCGAGGAGTTCTACGGCCAGACGGAGGTGGCGCTGGCGCGGCTCTTCCTGGACACGCGCCTGCGCGCGTTCGCCGAGGAGTTCCTGCGCTCACCCCGCGCCCGGGGCCTGTCCAACGAGCTGGAGCGCGTGGTGGACGCGCTCGCGGCGTGGGAGCTGCTCAAGGCGCACACCGCCACGGATTCGTGGCGGGGCGAGTAG
- a CDS encoding cytochrome C assembly family protein, with amino-acid sequence MNHALVSLACHAYVVAALIYLVYLVRQWDALATAGRVLVGTGLALHGVALFGLFGAQGGRPVGVAQGFSTFAFLLLAIFLVVDVRYRRPVIGAFITPLAVAVLLPGLLLDAGGPLPPDMKRPLLPVHITIALLGVAASAVAAGVAVMYLLMERQVKGKRFGLLFARLPSLEFLDTLNQRLVVVGFIALSVTLVTGAFFSSAAPGFIWAWQSKQIATLVAWVVFAALVGARAFGGWRGRRVALLTMTGFGLLLLCFLSSYDFTHLAGGWR; translated from the coding sequence ATGAATCACGCGCTGGTCTCTCTCGCCTGCCACGCCTATGTCGTCGCGGCGTTGATCTACCTCGTCTACCTCGTCCGCCAATGGGACGCGCTCGCCACGGCGGGCCGCGTGCTCGTGGGCACGGGGCTGGCCCTGCACGGCGTGGCGCTCTTCGGGCTCTTCGGCGCCCAGGGCGGCCGGCCGGTGGGGGTGGCCCAGGGCTTCTCCACCTTCGCCTTCCTGCTGCTGGCCATCTTCCTGGTGGTGGACGTGCGCTACCGGCGGCCGGTGATTGGCGCCTTCATCACCCCGCTGGCGGTGGCGGTGCTCCTGCCCGGCCTGCTCCTGGACGCGGGCGGACCGCTGCCCCCGGACATGAAGCGGCCGCTCTTGCCCGTGCACATCACCATCGCGCTGTTGGGCGTGGCCGCCTCGGCGGTGGCCGCGGGCGTGGCGGTGATGTACCTGCTCATGGAGCGGCAGGTGAAGGGCAAGCGCTTCGGGCTGCTCTTCGCGCGGCTGCCCTCGCTGGAGTTCCTGGACACGCTCAACCAGCGGCTCGTGGTGGTGGGCTTCATCGCCCTGTCGGTGACGCTGGTGACCGGGGCCTTCTTCTCCAGCGCGGCGCCGGGGTTCATCTGGGCCTGGCAGTCCAAGCAGATCGCCACCCTGGTGGCCTGGGTGGTGTTCGCCGCGCTCGTGGGCGCCCGTGCCTTTGGCGGGTGGCGGGGGCGGCGCGTCGCGCTGTTGACCATGACGGGGTTCGGCTTGCTGCTGCTCTGCTTCCTCTCGTCGTATGACTTCACGCATCTGGCCGGAGGGTGGCGCTAG